The window GAAGCAACTAGTCCTAGAACATACACAAGAAGTTCTCCTCTAAATTCTCCGTTTGGGAGTAATGATGGCATGCAGAAGGTATATCTATGTAGCCGTATTGTGCACAATTCTTGTCTCATcataatttgaaatttccaTATTAATAGACTTTCAATGATTCAGGATAGTGGTGATCAACTTCGACTCCAAAGTCCATTTGGAAGTCCTCCTAAGAATGGTCTAAATAAGGCATTTTCAGATGTGATACTGTACGCGGTTCCTCCCAAGAGTTTCTTTCCCCCAGATTCAGCGACCGAGTCTGTTCATTCTTTGTCATCAGGGGGCTCCGATAGCATGCATGGTCAGATGAGGCCACCGAGTGCGGATGCTTTCAGAGTTAGTTTATCAAGTGCTGTAAGTTCTTCGAGTCAAGGTTCTGGTCACGATGAAGGTGACGCTATGGGGGATGTTTTTATATGGGGGGAAGGCACGGGAGATGGTGTTCTTGGTGGTGGGCTTCATAGACTGGGAAGTAACTTGGGAGTAAAAATGGATTCCTCGCTTCCAAAGGCATTAGAGTCTGCAGTAGTACTTGATGTTCAGAATATTGCTTGTGGTGGAAGACATGCTGCTCTAGTGACCAAGCAAGGAGAGATCTTTTCCTGGGGGGAGGAATGGGGTGGGAGACTTGGGCATGGTGTGGATGCTGATGTTTTGCATCCGAAGCTAATAGATGCTCTCAGCAATATGAATATTGAACTGGTAGCATGTGGTGAGTATCATACATGCGCCGTGACTCTTTCTGGTGATCTATACACTTGGGGTGATGGAGCTTATAATTTTGGTCTTCTTGGGCATGGGAATGAAGTGAGCCACTGGGTACCAAAAAGAGTGAATGGACCCTTGGAAGGTATACATGTCTCATCCATCTCCTGTGGACTTTGGCACACTGCAGTTGTCACTTCTGCTGGCCAGTTATTTACTTTCGGTGATGGCACCTTCGGTGTTCTGGGCCACGATGATCGAAAAAGTGTATCAATACCAAAGGAAGTGGAGTCCCTTAAAGGGCTTCGCACTGTTCGAGCTGCTTGTGGTGTTTGGCATACAGCTGCAGTAGTGGAAGTCATGGTTGGTAATCCCAGTTCCAGCAACTGCTCATTGGGAAAGCTGTTTACATGGGGAGATGGTGATAAAGGGCGACTTGGACATGGTGACAAAGAAGCGAAACTCGTGCCTACTTGTGTTGCTGCTCTTGTTGAACCCAACTTTTGTCAAGTCGTTTGTGGACATAGCCTAACTGTTGCACTCACAACCTCAGGTCACGTCTACACCATGGGCAGTCCTGTTTATGGTCAGTTAGGAAATCCTCACGCTGATGGAAAGCTCCCAACCCGTGTTGAAGGGAAGCTCTCCAAGAGTTTTGTTGAGGAGATAGCATGTGGTGCTTATCACGTTGCTGTGTTGACTTCGAGAACCGAAGTCTACACATGGGGTAAAGGAGCTAATGGTCGACTAGGCCATGCGGATACGGATGATAAAAATTCTCCGACATTAGTTGAGGCACTTAAAGACAAGCAAGTTAAAAGCATTGCTTGTGGGACTAATTTTACGGCTGCTATTTGCCTTCACAAATGGATCTCTGGCATTGACCAGTCTATGTGTTCAGGCTGTCGCCAGCCATTCAATTTCAAAAGGAAACGTCACAATTGCTATAACTGTGGACTTGTTTTCTGCCATTCGTGCAGCAGTAAGAAGTCTATGAAGGCTTCTATGGCACCGAATCCTAACAAACCTTATCGTGTCTGTGATGGTTGTTATAGCAAACTGATGAAGACAATTGAGAATGACGCTTCATCTCAGTCGTCTGTCAGTAGAAGAGGCATTATTAGTCAGCAACCAAATGAGACAACTGATAAAGATGAGAAGTTTGAATCCAAATCTCGCACACAACTTACCAGATTGTCCTCAATGGAGTACATAAAGCCTGTTGAAAGCCGAACATCCAAGAGAAATAAAAGGCTAGAATTTAACAGTAGCCGTGTCTCGCCTGTGCCAAGCAATGGTTCCCAGTGGGGTGCACTTACTATCTCAAAATCATTTAATCCAGTATTTGGTTCGTCCAAGAAATTCTTCTCTGCTTCTGTTCCTGGATCAAGGATAGTATCTCGGGCAACCTCTCCAATTTCAAGACGACCCAGCCCACCTCGGTCCACAACTCCAACCCCAACgcttgcaggacttacctcccCGAAGATTGTTGTAGATGATACGAAAAGGACGAACGATAGTCTAAGCCAAGAGGTGGTTAAACTAAGAGCGCAGGTATACTGTCTAATTGTTTACTTATAGATTTGTTGATTTTACTGTAGTGAGGATTAATTGGAAAGGAGAATCttttgcttgattttgggaGGGCTTGAACTTATGGTATGTTTGGCCATTGATAGGTCTGTGTCGATTTTAGATTGCCATCCATTCTTAATCTTAATACAGACTGGCttatgttttaaaatttatctaagTTGAACAAAGAAATACATTTTATGCTCTCTATTTATTCCATAGTCTCAACTTTCTCAAGGGGTAATACATTTTAGCTTGATTTTTGAGATTTGTCTTGCTTTTACCTGATGGATTCCACCACAATTTAATGGCACTATCTCAGTCCTCCTGAATGAGAATACTTTCATTCAAATAAGTTGAAGTGTACACACGTCAGCTCTCATGACTGCCTCAAGTCATGTTCAAAAGGCAAAAATGcgaatttcattttatttgaatgCTATTCAGGTGCTTTTTATTGAAGCCATGGACACCACTGTGCCTCAGACTTTCATAAAATCAAGAGGATTCCTTTTGTTTGTCATTGTGGAAGAAAAGAACAGTCATAAAGATATTGGACTGATTCCAATACAGTAGGCATGAAGAAAAAGATTACACAAACACACAGTTCATTTACAGCTTGCACATTTGCCATGTTTACAAGTCTAAATCTCCTCCACTATCTGGTTGACATTATTGCCAATAACTGCATTTGACTTAAAAACATGGGATTTTCAAGCTTACTGTGTTATACATGAGCTctagaattctttatttgatccttATTCCCCATTTCTTATGGCATCAACAGCTAACTGTTTTGAAACTTTCTAAAATGCAAATTGATGTATTTGAAGGTACTTTGATGAAAATACTcgtcttttaattttatcaatagtAGTATGAGACACAATAATAGTGTGGTTTTCTGTCAAATTTTCATAATGGTCCCAGATAGATGGGGTAAACTGACATGAAATCTTTGATGTGAAACATTAAAAACTCAAATGCCAATTAGAAATCTAAATGAAATTCTGGGCAATAAGTGTACTTTAATCCCTCGATAACTTCAGTTGTGCTGCAAATGTGGGAAATATATTGAAATCTTCATTATCCACTTGAGAGGCAGCCACATAATTTGGGAGAGATCCAAGGAATGAGACAAGTTAGTCTCTTTCTCGATGTTTTATCTATGAATTTGATTGGTAGTTACTGTTAGTTATTTTCTTGGCTATATGGATGCTAGGGCTCATCTGATCCTCCAAAAGAGATGGTGGCAGCCTCTCAAGAGGTTAAATTTATGAAAGATCCTAATCCTTTTTGTTAGTCATTTTGATGTGATGTCACTGATGCCTAGGTTAGGGTCCATGAAGGGTGAGATTATCAGTATTATCTTCTTGCATTATGCTAAACCAAATTTTACCTTGCAGGTGGAAAATCTTAGCCGCAAGACCCAACTACAAGAGGTTGAGCTGGAAAGGACAACTAAACAGCTGAAGGAGGCAATAGCCTTCGCTGCAGAAGAGACTGCAAAATGCAAAGCGGCAAAAGAAGTGATCAAGTCACTTACTGCCCAAGTAAGTCCGCAGTTTTTTGGGTGTAGTTGTCTATAAGATTAGCCATTGCATAAGGTATACACTGAATAATGATGGAGTTGAAGATATCAGTATCTTGCATTACTTATGAAGTCTGCTTCGCATCTGTATTGATTGTTGCCTTCTGTTTCTGTCTGTATTCTGTCTCCTAATTAAATGAAGTGTCAAAgtcaaatacttttttttttgttagctGCTTTGGCGATATGATAGAGTAGTCTTCTGCCTTTTCGTGTAAGATGCCAACTTTTGACCATCGTAGTGATGTGTTCGACTGCTGCGTATATTCCGATAAGATGTCCGGTACTTGTCAGGTGTCTCAAGTCATCATGCTGGAGGTCTACTGaatctttcttctttagctTTATAGCTGTCCAGTTTGAAAGGTGAAACGGCAGGTTGAATGCACTTTTAATGCATATTCTTTAGAAACTGCAAAGTTATGAGCTTGGCTATTGGATGTTTAGTTTTTGTGATGGTTCTTATTAATACCTATTCCCTCTTGGCCTTTTGATTTTGACGGCCAGCTCTTTTATCTGCTATATAAGTTCCAGTGAGTAGCTTACAGCAACTAGTATTGCCTCAAACAAACTGTGGACATTTGGATGGAGTTTATGTGCATTGATCTTATTAGCAGTTAGTCATCCATTGCTCTTCAACTGTTGCCATGTTTTTTCACCATTAGTGGAATTCTCTCTCAGGGGTTTTTGATTCGGAGTTCCTTACTTATGTTTTCATTGTTTTATACCATTTGAACAGTTGAAAGACATGGCTGAAAGGCTGCCATTGGGAACTGCCCGAAATGTTAGATCCCCCAGTTCTACTTCGTTGGTCTCGCCTGCTGCTTCTGATGACACTTTCCATACTTCCATGGACCGGTTGAGTGGTCAAATCACATCTCAAGAGCCAGATTTAAACATATCAAACACTAGTATCCTTCCAAATGGGTCAAGCAGTTATCACAGTTCAAGTCATAGCAGACAAGTGAATTCAGAAGCAGTTAGTAGAAACAGTACTAGAGGTAAAGAAAGTGAATCTCGTTCTGAAAGTGAATGGGTTGAGCAAGATGAGCCTGGTGTCTATATTACCTTTACCTCCCTGCCTGGAGGTGCCAAAGATCTAAAGCGAGTTCGCTTCAGGTacctctttcattttatttatggAAGCAGTCTCCTATTCTATGCCTTCAGCATAGGAAAGTGCCATTGAGTCTGCGTATGTTTTAATCTGGGCATCCTAGTTATGCAGTCAGCTTAAATCTGGTTTGGAGCTTCGTTCAGAACATAAGATAATTCCTTGGTTCATTTGGACGTCAAGTTCCTGCTCATAGAATGGAACCATCTTAAAGAAGGGATCTGTCTCGTTTTTGAACTAGGGTTTATTCTTGTTAAAGAGTGGAGCTCGCTAGTTCTTTACCCTTGTCTGCTCATATTATTATAATTGAACTATTGTCTTCTTAATAATCTTTCCTTTCAGATGTTCAAGGACTGAACTATTATATTTGTATGCAGTCGCAAGCGGTTTAGTGAGAAACAAGCGGAACAATGGTGGGCAGAGAACAGGGCAAGGGTATACGAACAGTACAATGTGCGCACGATTGACAAGTCAAGCATTGCTGGAAGTGAGGACTAGGCTTTCACTGAGACACAGATATCCATTAGCCACGTGTAAATGAGAAGGTGTTTTCCCGGAGTTTAGCTGCATTTAGGTCATATTCATCGGCACGAATTGGCTCTCTTATTGTACATAGAGTGCCAATCATAACCGGGCGGGTATAGAGGCAAGATTTAGAGGGGGTTTGGCGTGTATTTTGGTTTTCCTTTGTCGATGCGTTATTTGTCCTAGATTTCTTTACCTGGGTCACCgagatatatttttttcccCCTGTTAGTGTGAGTTGCCTTGGGGTTGAGGGTTGAGAATTGTAAATTCTTGGTAGTTGCTGGGTCTTATTGAAAAGCAGCTACTTTGTATATTCATAAGGAAATATATCTGAAGAAATTGATGTTTCTTGGTTCATAAAATTTAGTTCCGCCTCGTTTGGGTTCTTTGCCTATCTCTTTGAACCCGACCACCCAACTCCCGAGTGCTTGATGTTTTTCCAAGTGGATCGGCGGAGGGATGCCGACAGGTCTCGTTCGGTTATCTACTatatatttcataaattttaaggTTGGGATTGCTGCACATTGGTCTCCTGATCTCATTTTTGCTGGAGAAATGGGGATCTATATGCTACCATGTATTGCCTACCAATTATTAGTTGgggtaatttgattgatgaatttgaaCTATTCACTTTCAGTATTGTCGCGAAGTCAAACCtgaatttgaattaggattaatatcatgaaaaattcaaaattaagaaatttatgataaattgatctaacattaatttttaaccaccaaaaatgctaaattggtatatttataatgaattaatatcatgaaaaatcacaaaaaattaaaattttaaattggtatacttgttAACTATTATGTATTACATAATATAgtaattttgatggaaaaatttataaaaggtAGATTTATTGTAAATGTATTAGTTTTTGGTAGTAGAACTAATCACTCTCCACCTCTTCAGTTGGTCAATCCGTCGCAAAGTTTTGTAACAAAAAAACTTTATAACAAAGGTGGtaatattcttaccttttaccaaagaaaaaaaaacaaaggtggTAACTTCTGCTTTGATGGTCGCGATGATTTAAGTTCTTCGAATCTTCTCATGACCACTTGGGTCTTAAGTGAAATGCCGGAGTGATAGATCCTTTCACTTATGTGTACCTTCAAATTGCTGTCGGCtgtgggtcaccaaaaaaaaaatacaaacaaaggTGGTAACCAGAAGGGGCAGTCGCTCCGGACACGAGAGATTTAACTCCTCATACATCGCGATTTCTCATGCAAACCTCCGACGCTGTTCTCGTTCTCCGAATCGCCGCTTTGGAATGGTGGTCAGAAGATTATCTGCTCTGTTGAGAGCGTGCACCTCGTTGACTCGGGGCAGAGTCATCCATCAGAAGATAATATCTCTGGGCCTCCGTAACAACCCCGCCCTGTGCAAAGACCTCGTGAACTTCTACTTCTCCTGCCGTTCGTGCCACGCCGCGAGGCTCGTGTTCCGCACCGCCCAGGTCTCGTCGTCGGACGTCTCGGTTTGGAATTGCCTCGTGGCCGCTTTCGCCAAGAGCTGCATGTTCTCTGAAGCCCTCGAGCTTTTTCGAGAGTTGCTGGCCGACCCATTTGTGGAACCGGACGTTTATACGTACCCAAATGTCTTGAAGGCGTGTGGCGGTTTGGGGAGAGCTGGCTACGGCGAAATGATCCATTGCGGGTTGCTGAAGACTGGGTTTGTTTTGGATGTGGTCGTTGCGAGCTCTGCTGTGAGCATGTACGCGAAATGCAACATGTTTCGACAGGCCACCCGGCTGTTCGATGAAATGGCGGAGAGAGATGTGGTGTGTTGGAATGCTGTCATTTCTTGTTATTATCAAGATGGGCAGGCGGAGAAGGCTTTGGAATATTTCGAGAGAATgaaagatgctgggtttgagcCCAATTCAGTGACTCTGACTACTGCCATCAGTTCATGTGCTCGGCTTCTGGACctagagagagggaagaagattcaTGAGGAGTTGGTTAAAAGTAGATTTAAACTCGACGGTTTTGTCTGCTCTGCTCTTGTCGACATGTACGGCAAATGTGGATGCTTAGAGATCGCTAGAGAGATATTTGAACAAATTCCACAGAAGAATGTGGTTGCCTGGAATGCAATGATCACGGGATTTAGTCTAAAGGGTGATAGTGGATCGTGTATTGAACTCTTTAAAAGGATGAACGAAGGAGGAGTTAAAGCATCATTGACTACCTTAAGCAGTGTGCTTGCAGCTTGTTCAAGGTCAGCCCACCTGCTGCATGGAAGGTTCATGCATGGTTATATAATCAGAAGTGAAATTGAGGTTGATATCTTTGTCACCTGTTCActcattgatttttattttaattgtggAAGGGTTACATTGGCAGAAAATGTATTTAGGgatatggaaaagaaaaatattatctcttGGAATGTTATGATTTCCGGATATCTGAAGGTAGGCAATTACTTTGAGGCTCTTTGcatgtttgatgaaatgaaaACAGCTTGTGTTGCACCAGATGCTGTCACTTTCACTAGCATTCTGTCGGTTTGTTCCCAGCTGGCAAGCTTGGAAAAAGGTAAGGAGATCCACAATTCTGTAATGGAGAGTAAGTATagcaaaaatgaaattgtcATGGGAGCGCTTCTTGATATGTATGCTAAATGCGGTGCTGTGGATGAAGCAATTCAAGTTTTCAAGCAGTTACCAAAGAGGGATCTGATGTCATGGACTTCTATGATCACTGCTTATGGGTCCCATGGTCAAGCTTTCGAAGCTCTGAATCTTTTTGCTAAAATGAGGCAATCCAACATTGAGCCAGATCAGGTTACTTTCCTGGCAGTATTATCAGCTTGTAGCCATGCTGGACTGGTTGATCAAGGTTGTTACTATTTTGACGAGATGATCAATGTGCATCGTATTAAACCTGGCATTGAACATTATGCTTGTCTGATAGATCTCCTTGGACGTGCTGGAAGATTACATGAAGCTTACAGATTTCTGCAAAGAGCCCCGGAAGTTTCTGGAAATCTTGAATTGTTAAGCACTCTATTCTCAGGATGCTGTTTGCACAAAGATCTAGAATTAGGAGAGGAAATTGCAAATGCTGTTGCTAAAACCAATCCAGATGAATCGTTCAGTTATATAATGTTGTCAAACTTATATGCTTCTGCCAAGAGATGGGATAAAGTACGCGAGGTGAGATCAAAAATGAAAGAACTGGGATTGAAGAAGAATCCTGGATGTAGCTGGATTGAGATTGACCAGAAGATTCAATCTTTCTTTGTAGGCGATAAGTCACTCCCACTGGCTGAAAAGGTGTACGACTGTCTCATGCTTCTCAGTAGTCAAATGGAAAAGGATGAATTGGCTCCATCATGAGATATTCCACACAGAACCTGTGAAGAATCTGACTTCTAATTGTGCATGTTAAAACAAGACTTAGTGGACAATTACTCCCATTCCTCCTGTTCGAAGACTTGGTGGTAGATCAAGGAGGGTATCCAAGTTTTCATCACAATTTATAACGAACTGGAGCAAATACACTAAGGAGATTGTCTCGGCAGTGCTTACAGTTATTCTTCTGGTTACACTAATATCTGCCTTTCCAGAAGGACAATTAACAACAGCAGCATTGTGG of the Eucalyptus grandis isolate ANBG69807.140 chromosome 10, ASM1654582v1, whole genome shotgun sequence genome contains:
- the LOC104421474 gene encoding pentatricopeptide repeat-containing protein At5g27110 gives rise to the protein MVVRRLSALLRACTSLTRGRVIHQKIISLGLRNNPALCKDLVNFYFSCRSCHAARLVFRTAQVSSSDVSVWNCLVAAFAKSCMFSEALELFRELLADPFVEPDVYTYPNVLKACGGLGRAGYGEMIHCGLLKTGFVLDVVVASSAVSMYAKCNMFRQATRLFDEMAERDVVCWNAVISCYYQDGQAEKALEYFERMKDAGFEPNSVTLTTAISSCARLLDLERGKKIHEELVKSRFKLDGFVCSALVDMYGKCGCLEIAREIFEQIPQKNVVAWNAMITGFSLKGDSGSCIELFKRMNEGGVKASLTTLSSVLAACSRSAHLLHGRFMHGYIIRSEIEVDIFVTCSLIDFYFNCGRVTLAENVFRDMEKKNIISWNVMISGYLKVGNYFEALCMFDEMKTACVAPDAVTFTSILSVCSQLASLEKGKEIHNSVMESKYSKNEIVMGALLDMYAKCGAVDEAIQVFKQLPKRDLMSWTSMITAYGSHGQAFEALNLFAKMRQSNIEPDQVTFLAVLSACSHAGLVDQGCYYFDEMINVHRIKPGIEHYACLIDLLGRAGRLHEAYRFLQRAPEVSGNLELLSTLFSGCCLHKDLELGEEIANAVAKTNPDESFSYIMLSNLYASAKRWDKVREVRSKMKELGLKKNPGCSWIEIDQKIQSFFVGDKSLPLAEKVYDCLMLLSSQMEKDELAPS
- the LOC104421473 gene encoding PH, RCC1 and FYVE domains-containing protein 1, with amino-acid sequence MMSRTERMASDLGRAGPIERDIEQAITALKKGAYLLKYGRRGKPKFCPFRLANDESVLIWFSGKEEKHLKLSHVDRIISGQRTPIFQRYPRPEKEYQSFSLIYGDRSLDLICKDKDEAEAWFSGLKALISRCRHRKGRTESRSDGIPSEATSPRTYTRSSPLNSPFGSNDGMQKDSGDQLRLQSPFGSPPKNGLNKAFSDVILYAVPPKSFFPPDSATESVHSLSSGGSDSMHGQMRPPSADAFRVSLSSAVSSSSQGSGHDEGDAMGDVFIWGEGTGDGVLGGGLHRLGSNLGVKMDSSLPKALESAVVLDVQNIACGGRHAALVTKQGEIFSWGEEWGGRLGHGVDADVLHPKLIDALSNMNIELVACGEYHTCAVTLSGDLYTWGDGAYNFGLLGHGNEVSHWVPKRVNGPLEGIHVSSISCGLWHTAVVTSAGQLFTFGDGTFGVLGHDDRKSVSIPKEVESLKGLRTVRAACGVWHTAAVVEVMVGNPSSSNCSLGKLFTWGDGDKGRLGHGDKEAKLVPTCVAALVEPNFCQVVCGHSLTVALTTSGHVYTMGSPVYGQLGNPHADGKLPTRVEGKLSKSFVEEIACGAYHVAVLTSRTEVYTWGKGANGRLGHADTDDKNSPTLVEALKDKQVKSIACGTNFTAAICLHKWISGIDQSMCSGCRQPFNFKRKRHNCYNCGLVFCHSCSSKKSMKASMAPNPNKPYRVCDGCYSKLMKTIENDASSQSSVSRRGIISQQPNETTDKDEKFESKSRTQLTRLSSMEYIKPVESRTSKRNKRLEFNSSRVSPVPSNGSQWGALTISKSFNPVFGSSKKFFSASVPGSRIVSRATSPISRRPSPPRSTTPTPTLAGLTSPKIVVDDTKRTNDSLSQEVVKLRAQVENLSRKTQLQEVELERTTKQLKEAIAFAAEETAKCKAAKEVIKSLTAQLKDMAERLPLGTARNVRSPSSTSLVSPAASDDTFHTSMDRLSGQITSQEPDLNISNTSILPNGSSSYHSSSHSRQVNSEAVSRNSTRGKESESRSESEWVEQDEPGVYITFTSLPGGAKDLKRVRFSRKRFSEKQAEQWWAENRARVYEQYNVRTIDKSSIAGSED